From Oncorhynchus mykiss isolate Arlee chromosome 6, USDA_OmykA_1.1, whole genome shotgun sequence, the proteins below share one genomic window:
- the LOC110525872 gene encoding erlin-2 isoform X4, translating into MAQLGAIASIICAIGGAALFASVHKIEEGHTGVYYRGGALLTTTSNPGFHLMMPFITNFKSVQTTLQTDEVKNVPCGTSGGVMIYFDRIEVVNYLVPSAVYDIVRNFTADYDKALIFNKVHHELNQFCSVHSLQEVYIGLFASVSIVCVCVCVCVCVRWFPSSDQIDENLKLTLQEDLTCMAPGLIIQAVRVTKPNIPESIRRNYEMMEAEKTKLLISAQTQKVVEKEAETERKRAVIEAEKLAQVAEIKFSQKVMEKETEKRISEIEDGAFLAKMKARADAEFYTAERAAEANKLKLTPEYLQLMKFQAIAANSKIYFGSKIPQMFVDSGPSSTKASDAMDVLTEQILDLD; encoded by the exons ATGGCACAGTTGGGTGCCATTGCTTCAATAATCTGTGCGATTGGTGGCGCTGCTCTCTTCGCCTCTGTTCACAAGATTGAGGAGGGACACACTGGAGTTTACTACAG GGGAGGAGCTCTCCTGACCACCACCAGTAACCCTGGGTTCCACCTGATGATGCCTTTCATCACTAACTTCAAGTCTGTGCAG ACCACTCTACAAACGGATGAAGTGAAGAATGTACCATGTGGCACAAG TGGGGGAGTGATGATTTACTTTGACCGGATAGAAGTGGTGAACTACCTGGTGCCCTCAGCAG TGTATGATATAGTGAGGAACTTCACAGCGGATTACGACAAGGCCCTGATCTTCAACAAGGTTCACCATGAGCTCAACCAGTTCTGCAGCGTCCACTCTCTACAGGAGGTCTACATCGGCTTGTTCG CCTCTgtctccattgtgtgtgtgtgtgtgtgtgtgtgcgtgtgcgtgcgttgGTTTCCCTCCTCAGACCAGATAGATGAAAACCTGAAGCTGACCTTACAGGAGGATCTGACCTGCATGGCTCCTGGACTCATCATACAG GCGGTCCGAGTCACAAAGCCCAACATTCCTGAGAGCATTCGGAGGAACTACGAGATGAT ggAGGCTGAGAAGACAAAGCTTCTGATTTCTGCTCAGACTCAGAAGGTGGTGGAgaaggaggcagagacagagcgGAAGAGGGCTGTGATCG AGGCAGAGAAGTTAGCTCAAGTGGCTGAAATCAAATTTAGCCAGAAAGTCatggagaaagaaacagagaaaagGATCTCTGAAATTgaag ACGGAGCATTCTTGGCTAAGATGAAGGCCAGGGCCGATGCAGAGTTCTACACAGCAGAGAGAGCGGCCGAGGCCAATAAG tTGAAGCTGACGCCAGAGTATCTGCAGCTTATGAAGTTTCAGGCCATAGCAGCTAACAGTAAGATCTACTTTGGGAGTAAGATCCCCCAGATGTTTGTTGACTCTGGCCCCTCCTCCACTAAGGCCTCTGATGCCATGGACGTCCTAACTGAACAGATCCTGGACCTAGACTGa
- the LOC110525872 gene encoding erlin-2 isoform X1: MLLAYMFCIYLFIFYRGGGTSCNNTDLESGTKDTEPKMTEPSRASSSFTTWMAQLGAIASIICAIGGAALFASVHKIEEGHTGVYYRGGALLTTTSNPGFHLMMPFITNFKSVQTTLQTDEVKNVPCGTSGGVMIYFDRIEVVNYLVPSAVYDIVRNFTADYDKALIFNKVHHELNQFCSVHSLQEVYIGLFASVSIVCVCVCVCVCVRWFPSSDQIDENLKLTLQEDLTCMAPGLIIQAVRVTKPNIPESIRRNYEMMEAEKTKLLISAQTQKVVEKEAETERKRAVIEAEKLAQVAEIKFSQKVMEKETEKRISEIEDGAFLAKMKARADAEFYTAERAAEANKLKLTPEYLQLMKFQAIAANSKIYFGSKIPQMFVDSGPSSTKASDAMDVLTEQILDLD, from the exons ATGTTGTTAGCGtatatgttttgtatttatttatttattttttaccgtGGAGGAGGCACCTCGTGTAATAATACAG ACTTAGAAAGTGGAACCAAAGATACTGAACCAAAGATGACTGAACCTTCACGTGCGAGCTCAAGTTTCACGACCTG GATGGCACAGTTGGGTGCCATTGCTTCAATAATCTGTGCGATTGGTGGCGCTGCTCTCTTCGCCTCTGTTCACAAGATTGAGGAGGGACACACTGGAGTTTACTACAG GGGAGGAGCTCTCCTGACCACCACCAGTAACCCTGGGTTCCACCTGATGATGCCTTTCATCACTAACTTCAAGTCTGTGCAG ACCACTCTACAAACGGATGAAGTGAAGAATGTACCATGTGGCACAAG TGGGGGAGTGATGATTTACTTTGACCGGATAGAAGTGGTGAACTACCTGGTGCCCTCAGCAG TGTATGATATAGTGAGGAACTTCACAGCGGATTACGACAAGGCCCTGATCTTCAACAAGGTTCACCATGAGCTCAACCAGTTCTGCAGCGTCCACTCTCTACAGGAGGTCTACATCGGCTTGTTCG CCTCTgtctccattgtgtgtgtgtgtgtgtgtgtgtgcgtgtgcgtgcgttgGTTTCCCTCCTCAGACCAGATAGATGAAAACCTGAAGCTGACCTTACAGGAGGATCTGACCTGCATGGCTCCTGGACTCATCATACAG GCGGTCCGAGTCACAAAGCCCAACATTCCTGAGAGCATTCGGAGGAACTACGAGATGAT ggAGGCTGAGAAGACAAAGCTTCTGATTTCTGCTCAGACTCAGAAGGTGGTGGAgaaggaggcagagacagagcgGAAGAGGGCTGTGATCG AGGCAGAGAAGTTAGCTCAAGTGGCTGAAATCAAATTTAGCCAGAAAGTCatggagaaagaaacagagaaaagGATCTCTGAAATTgaag ACGGAGCATTCTTGGCTAAGATGAAGGCCAGGGCCGATGCAGAGTTCTACACAGCAGAGAGAGCGGCCGAGGCCAATAAG tTGAAGCTGACGCCAGAGTATCTGCAGCTTATGAAGTTTCAGGCCATAGCAGCTAACAGTAAGATCTACTTTGGGAGTAAGATCCCCCAGATGTTTGTTGACTCTGGCCCCTCCTCCACTAAGGCCTCTGATGCCATGGACGTCCTAACTGAACAGATCCTGGACCTAGACTGa
- the LOC110525872 gene encoding erlin-2 isoform X2, with protein MLLAYMFCIYLFIFYRGGGTSCNNTDLESGTKDTEPKMTEPSRASSSFTTWMAQLGAIASIICAIGGAALFASVHKIEEGHTGVYYRGGALLTTTSNPGFHLMMPFITNFKSVQTTLQTDEVKNVPCGTSGGVMIYFDRIEVVNYLVPSAVYDIVRNFTADYDKALIFNKVHHELNQFCSVHSLQEVYIGLFDQIDENLKLTLQEDLTCMAPGLIIQAVRVTKPNIPESIRRNYEMMEAEKTKLLISAQTQKVVEKEAETERKRAVIEAEKLAQVAEIKFSQKVMEKETEKRISEIEDGAFLAKMKARADAEFYTAERAAEANKLKLTPEYLQLMKFQAIAANSKIYFGSKIPQMFVDSGPSSTKASDAMDVLTEQILDLD; from the exons ATGTTGTTAGCGtatatgttttgtatttatttatttattttttaccgtGGAGGAGGCACCTCGTGTAATAATACAG ACTTAGAAAGTGGAACCAAAGATACTGAACCAAAGATGACTGAACCTTCACGTGCGAGCTCAAGTTTCACGACCTG GATGGCACAGTTGGGTGCCATTGCTTCAATAATCTGTGCGATTGGTGGCGCTGCTCTCTTCGCCTCTGTTCACAAGATTGAGGAGGGACACACTGGAGTTTACTACAG GGGAGGAGCTCTCCTGACCACCACCAGTAACCCTGGGTTCCACCTGATGATGCCTTTCATCACTAACTTCAAGTCTGTGCAG ACCACTCTACAAACGGATGAAGTGAAGAATGTACCATGTGGCACAAG TGGGGGAGTGATGATTTACTTTGACCGGATAGAAGTGGTGAACTACCTGGTGCCCTCAGCAG TGTATGATATAGTGAGGAACTTCACAGCGGATTACGACAAGGCCCTGATCTTCAACAAGGTTCACCATGAGCTCAACCAGTTCTGCAGCGTCCACTCTCTACAGGAGGTCTACATCGGCTTGTTCG ACCAGATAGATGAAAACCTGAAGCTGACCTTACAGGAGGATCTGACCTGCATGGCTCCTGGACTCATCATACAG GCGGTCCGAGTCACAAAGCCCAACATTCCTGAGAGCATTCGGAGGAACTACGAGATGAT ggAGGCTGAGAAGACAAAGCTTCTGATTTCTGCTCAGACTCAGAAGGTGGTGGAgaaggaggcagagacagagcgGAAGAGGGCTGTGATCG AGGCAGAGAAGTTAGCTCAAGTGGCTGAAATCAAATTTAGCCAGAAAGTCatggagaaagaaacagagaaaagGATCTCTGAAATTgaag ACGGAGCATTCTTGGCTAAGATGAAGGCCAGGGCCGATGCAGAGTTCTACACAGCAGAGAGAGCGGCCGAGGCCAATAAG tTGAAGCTGACGCCAGAGTATCTGCAGCTTATGAAGTTTCAGGCCATAGCAGCTAACAGTAAGATCTACTTTGGGAGTAAGATCCCCCAGATGTTTGTTGACTCTGGCCCCTCCTCCACTAAGGCCTCTGATGCCATGGACGTCCTAACTGAACAGATCCTGGACCTAGACTGa
- the LOC110525872 gene encoding erlin-2 isoform X3: MLLAYMFCIYLFIFYRGGGTSCNNTDLESGTKDTEPKMTEPSRASSSFTTWMAQLGAIASIICAIGGAALFASVHKIEEGHTGVYYRGGALLTTTSNPGFHLMMPFITNFKSVQTTLQTDEVKNVPCGTSGGVMIYFDRIEVVNYLVPSAVYDIVRNFTADYDKALIFNKVHHELNQFCSVHSLQEVYIGLFASVSIVCVCVCVCVCVRWFPSSDQIDENLKLTLQEDLTCMAPGLIIQAVRVTKPNIPESIRRNYEMMEAEKTKLLISAQTQKVVEKEAETERKRAVIEAEKLAQVAEIKFSQKVMEKETEKRISEIEDGAFLAKMKARADAEFYTAERAAEANKIYKYPRVRAKARW; the protein is encoded by the exons ATGTTGTTAGCGtatatgttttgtatttatttatttattttttaccgtGGAGGAGGCACCTCGTGTAATAATACAG ACTTAGAAAGTGGAACCAAAGATACTGAACCAAAGATGACTGAACCTTCACGTGCGAGCTCAAGTTTCACGACCTG GATGGCACAGTTGGGTGCCATTGCTTCAATAATCTGTGCGATTGGTGGCGCTGCTCTCTTCGCCTCTGTTCACAAGATTGAGGAGGGACACACTGGAGTTTACTACAG GGGAGGAGCTCTCCTGACCACCACCAGTAACCCTGGGTTCCACCTGATGATGCCTTTCATCACTAACTTCAAGTCTGTGCAG ACCACTCTACAAACGGATGAAGTGAAGAATGTACCATGTGGCACAAG TGGGGGAGTGATGATTTACTTTGACCGGATAGAAGTGGTGAACTACCTGGTGCCCTCAGCAG TGTATGATATAGTGAGGAACTTCACAGCGGATTACGACAAGGCCCTGATCTTCAACAAGGTTCACCATGAGCTCAACCAGTTCTGCAGCGTCCACTCTCTACAGGAGGTCTACATCGGCTTGTTCG CCTCTgtctccattgtgtgtgtgtgtgtgtgtgtgtgcgtgtgcgtgcgttgGTTTCCCTCCTCAGACCAGATAGATGAAAACCTGAAGCTGACCTTACAGGAGGATCTGACCTGCATGGCTCCTGGACTCATCATACAG GCGGTCCGAGTCACAAAGCCCAACATTCCTGAGAGCATTCGGAGGAACTACGAGATGAT ggAGGCTGAGAAGACAAAGCTTCTGATTTCTGCTCAGACTCAGAAGGTGGTGGAgaaggaggcagagacagagcgGAAGAGGGCTGTGATCG AGGCAGAGAAGTTAGCTCAAGTGGCTGAAATCAAATTTAGCCAGAAAGTCatggagaaagaaacagagaaaagGATCTCTGAAATTgaag ACGGAGCATTCTTGGCTAAGATGAAGGCCAGGGCCGATGCAGAGTTCTACACAGCAGAGAGAGCGGCCGAGGCCAATAAG atctacAAATATCCAAGGGTTAGAGCCAAGGCGAGGTGGTAG
- the LOC110525872 gene encoding erlin-2 isoform X5, which yields MLLAYMFCIYLFIFYRGGGTSCNNTDLESGTKDTEPKMTEPSRASSSFTTWMAQLGAIASIICAIGGAALFASVHKIEEGHTGVYYRGGALLTTTSNPGFHLMMPFITNFKSVQTTLQTDEVKNVPCGTSGGVMIYFDRIEVVNYLVPSAVYDIVRNFTADYDKALIFNKVHHELNQFCSVHSLQEVYIGLFASVSIVCVCVCVCVCVRWFPSSDQIDENLKLTLQEDLTCMAPGLIIQAVRVTKPNIPESIRRNYEMMEAEKTKLLISAQTQKVVEKEAETERKRAVIEAEKLAQVAEIKFSQKVMEKETEKRISEIEADNILDGVNTI from the exons ATGTTGTTAGCGtatatgttttgtatttatttatttattttttaccgtGGAGGAGGCACCTCGTGTAATAATACAG ACTTAGAAAGTGGAACCAAAGATACTGAACCAAAGATGACTGAACCTTCACGTGCGAGCTCAAGTTTCACGACCTG GATGGCACAGTTGGGTGCCATTGCTTCAATAATCTGTGCGATTGGTGGCGCTGCTCTCTTCGCCTCTGTTCACAAGATTGAGGAGGGACACACTGGAGTTTACTACAG GGGAGGAGCTCTCCTGACCACCACCAGTAACCCTGGGTTCCACCTGATGATGCCTTTCATCACTAACTTCAAGTCTGTGCAG ACCACTCTACAAACGGATGAAGTGAAGAATGTACCATGTGGCACAAG TGGGGGAGTGATGATTTACTTTGACCGGATAGAAGTGGTGAACTACCTGGTGCCCTCAGCAG TGTATGATATAGTGAGGAACTTCACAGCGGATTACGACAAGGCCCTGATCTTCAACAAGGTTCACCATGAGCTCAACCAGTTCTGCAGCGTCCACTCTCTACAGGAGGTCTACATCGGCTTGTTCG CCTCTgtctccattgtgtgtgtgtgtgtgtgtgtgtgcgtgtgcgtgcgttgGTTTCCCTCCTCAGACCAGATAGATGAAAACCTGAAGCTGACCTTACAGGAGGATCTGACCTGCATGGCTCCTGGACTCATCATACAG GCGGTCCGAGTCACAAAGCCCAACATTCCTGAGAGCATTCGGAGGAACTACGAGATGAT ggAGGCTGAGAAGACAAAGCTTCTGATTTCTGCTCAGACTCAGAAGGTGGTGGAgaaggaggcagagacagagcgGAAGAGGGCTGTGATCG AGGCAGAGAAGTTAGCTCAAGTGGCTGAAATCAAATTTAGCCAGAAAGTCatggagaaagaaacagagaaaagGATCTCTGAAATTgaag CTGATAATATTTTAGATGGCGTCAACACAATTTGA
- the LOC110525872 gene encoding erlin-2 isoform X6, translating to MLLAYMFCIYLFIFYRGGGTSCNNTDLESGTKDTEPKMTEPSRASSSFTTWMAQLGAIASIICAIGGAALFASVHKIEEGHTGVYYRGGALLTTTSNPGFHLMMPFITNFKSVQTTLQTDEVKNVPCGTSGGVMIYFDRIEVVNYLVPSAVYDIVRNFTADYDKALIFNKVHHELNQFCSVHSLQEVYIGLFASVSIVCVCVCVCVCVRWFPSSDQIDENLKLTLQEDLTCMAPGLIIQAVRVTKPNIPESIRRNYEMMEAEKTKLLISAQTQKVVEKEAETERKRAVIECKAHFLSPPCAALQRQRS from the exons ATGTTGTTAGCGtatatgttttgtatttatttatttattttttaccgtGGAGGAGGCACCTCGTGTAATAATACAG ACTTAGAAAGTGGAACCAAAGATACTGAACCAAAGATGACTGAACCTTCACGTGCGAGCTCAAGTTTCACGACCTG GATGGCACAGTTGGGTGCCATTGCTTCAATAATCTGTGCGATTGGTGGCGCTGCTCTCTTCGCCTCTGTTCACAAGATTGAGGAGGGACACACTGGAGTTTACTACAG GGGAGGAGCTCTCCTGACCACCACCAGTAACCCTGGGTTCCACCTGATGATGCCTTTCATCACTAACTTCAAGTCTGTGCAG ACCACTCTACAAACGGATGAAGTGAAGAATGTACCATGTGGCACAAG TGGGGGAGTGATGATTTACTTTGACCGGATAGAAGTGGTGAACTACCTGGTGCCCTCAGCAG TGTATGATATAGTGAGGAACTTCACAGCGGATTACGACAAGGCCCTGATCTTCAACAAGGTTCACCATGAGCTCAACCAGTTCTGCAGCGTCCACTCTCTACAGGAGGTCTACATCGGCTTGTTCG CCTCTgtctccattgtgtgtgtgtgtgtgtgtgtgtgcgtgtgcgtgcgttgGTTTCCCTCCTCAGACCAGATAGATGAAAACCTGAAGCTGACCTTACAGGAGGATCTGACCTGCATGGCTCCTGGACTCATCATACAG GCGGTCCGAGTCACAAAGCCCAACATTCCTGAGAGCATTCGGAGGAACTACGAGATGAT ggAGGCTGAGAAGACAAAGCTTCTGATTTCTGCTCAGACTCAGAAGGTGGTGGAgaaggaggcagagacagagcgGAAGAGGGCTGTGATCG AATGTAAGGCTCAtttcctgtctcctccctgtgcTGCTCTACAGAGGCAGAGAAGTTAG
- the LOC110525872 gene encoding erlin-2 isoform X7, which translates to MLLAYMFCIYLFIFYRGGGTSCNNTDLESGTKDTEPKMTEPSRASSSFTTWMAQLGAIASIICAIGGAALFASVHKIEEGHTGVYYRGGALLTTTSNPGFHLMMPFITNFKSVQTTLQTDEVKNVPCGTSGGVMIYFDRIEVVNYLVPSAVYDIVRNFTADYDKALIFNKVHHELNQFCSVHSLQEVYIGLFASVSIVCVCVCVCVCVRWFPSSDQIDENLKLTLQEDLTCMAPGLIIQGG; encoded by the exons ATGTTGTTAGCGtatatgttttgtatttatttatttattttttaccgtGGAGGAGGCACCTCGTGTAATAATACAG ACTTAGAAAGTGGAACCAAAGATACTGAACCAAAGATGACTGAACCTTCACGTGCGAGCTCAAGTTTCACGACCTG GATGGCACAGTTGGGTGCCATTGCTTCAATAATCTGTGCGATTGGTGGCGCTGCTCTCTTCGCCTCTGTTCACAAGATTGAGGAGGGACACACTGGAGTTTACTACAG GGGAGGAGCTCTCCTGACCACCACCAGTAACCCTGGGTTCCACCTGATGATGCCTTTCATCACTAACTTCAAGTCTGTGCAG ACCACTCTACAAACGGATGAAGTGAAGAATGTACCATGTGGCACAAG TGGGGGAGTGATGATTTACTTTGACCGGATAGAAGTGGTGAACTACCTGGTGCCCTCAGCAG TGTATGATATAGTGAGGAACTTCACAGCGGATTACGACAAGGCCCTGATCTTCAACAAGGTTCACCATGAGCTCAACCAGTTCTGCAGCGTCCACTCTCTACAGGAGGTCTACATCGGCTTGTTCG CCTCTgtctccattgtgtgtgtgtgtgtgtgtgtgtgcgtgtgcgtgcgttgGTTTCCCTCCTCAGACCAGATAGATGAAAACCTGAAGCTGACCTTACAGGAGGATCTGACCTGCATGGCTCCTGGACTCATCATACAG ggAGGCTGA
- the LOC110525872 gene encoding erlin-2 isoform X8, which produces MLLAYMFCIYLFIFYRGGGTSCNNTDLESGTKDTEPKMTEPSRASSSFTTWMAQLGAIASIICAIGGAALFASVHKIEEGHTGVYYRGGALLTTTSNPGFHLMMPFITNFKSVQTTLQTDEVKNVPCGTSGGVMIYFDRIEVVNYLVPSAVYDIVRNFTADYDKALIFNKVHHELNQFCSVHSLQEVYIGLFDQIDENLKLTLQEDLTCMAPGLIIQGG; this is translated from the exons ATGTTGTTAGCGtatatgttttgtatttatttatttattttttaccgtGGAGGAGGCACCTCGTGTAATAATACAG ACTTAGAAAGTGGAACCAAAGATACTGAACCAAAGATGACTGAACCTTCACGTGCGAGCTCAAGTTTCACGACCTG GATGGCACAGTTGGGTGCCATTGCTTCAATAATCTGTGCGATTGGTGGCGCTGCTCTCTTCGCCTCTGTTCACAAGATTGAGGAGGGACACACTGGAGTTTACTACAG GGGAGGAGCTCTCCTGACCACCACCAGTAACCCTGGGTTCCACCTGATGATGCCTTTCATCACTAACTTCAAGTCTGTGCAG ACCACTCTACAAACGGATGAAGTGAAGAATGTACCATGTGGCACAAG TGGGGGAGTGATGATTTACTTTGACCGGATAGAAGTGGTGAACTACCTGGTGCCCTCAGCAG TGTATGATATAGTGAGGAACTTCACAGCGGATTACGACAAGGCCCTGATCTTCAACAAGGTTCACCATGAGCTCAACCAGTTCTGCAGCGTCCACTCTCTACAGGAGGTCTACATCGGCTTGTTCG ACCAGATAGATGAAAACCTGAAGCTGACCTTACAGGAGGATCTGACCTGCATGGCTCCTGGACTCATCATACAG ggAGGCTGA
- the LOC110525872 gene encoding erlin-2 isoform X9, translated as MLLAYMFCIYLFIFYRGGGTSCNNTDLESGTKDTEPKMTEPSRASSSFTTWMAQLGAIASIICAIGGAALFASVHKIEEGHTGVYYRGGALLTTTSNPGFHLMMPFITNFKSVQTTLQTDEVKNVPCGTSGGVMIYFDRIEVVNYLVPSAVYDIVRNFTADYDKALIFNKVHHELNQFCSVHSLQEVYIGLFGGPSHKAQHS; from the exons ATGTTGTTAGCGtatatgttttgtatttatttatttattttttaccgtGGAGGAGGCACCTCGTGTAATAATACAG ACTTAGAAAGTGGAACCAAAGATACTGAACCAAAGATGACTGAACCTTCACGTGCGAGCTCAAGTTTCACGACCTG GATGGCACAGTTGGGTGCCATTGCTTCAATAATCTGTGCGATTGGTGGCGCTGCTCTCTTCGCCTCTGTTCACAAGATTGAGGAGGGACACACTGGAGTTTACTACAG GGGAGGAGCTCTCCTGACCACCACCAGTAACCCTGGGTTCCACCTGATGATGCCTTTCATCACTAACTTCAAGTCTGTGCAG ACCACTCTACAAACGGATGAAGTGAAGAATGTACCATGTGGCACAAG TGGGGGAGTGATGATTTACTTTGACCGGATAGAAGTGGTGAACTACCTGGTGCCCTCAGCAG TGTATGATATAGTGAGGAACTTCACAGCGGATTACGACAAGGCCCTGATCTTCAACAAGGTTCACCATGAGCTCAACCAGTTCTGCAGCGTCCACTCTCTACAGGAGGTCTACATCGGCTTGTTCG GCGGTCCGAGTCACAAAGCCCAACATTCCTGA